One stretch of Pandoraea oxalativorans DNA includes these proteins:
- a CDS encoding flavin reductase family protein, whose protein sequence is MSHPDDVHFYDPAKGHGLSHDPFKAIVAPRVIGWISSRDAQGGVNLAPYSFFGAFASFPAIIGFCSEGYKDSLANIEATREFVWNLTSKSLVEQMNRTSAPVPHEVDEFELAGLTKAPGVNVDVPHVAESPASLECKLLQIVRMHDLDGKPMNNWLALGQVVGVHIRREFLSEDGLFDTAKAHPVMRAGYLGDYAEIGPMFDLRRPKA, encoded by the coding sequence ATGTCCCATCCCGACGACGTTCACTTCTACGACCCGGCCAAAGGCCACGGCCTGTCTCACGATCCATTCAAGGCGATTGTCGCGCCGCGCGTGATCGGCTGGATTTCGAGCCGCGACGCGCAAGGCGGCGTCAACCTTGCGCCCTACAGCTTCTTCGGCGCCTTCGCTTCGTTCCCGGCCATCATCGGTTTTTGCAGCGAGGGCTACAAAGACTCTCTGGCGAACATCGAGGCCACGCGCGAGTTCGTCTGGAATCTGACGAGCAAGTCGCTCGTCGAGCAGATGAACCGGACGTCTGCCCCCGTGCCGCACGAGGTCGACGAATTCGAACTGGCTGGCTTGACCAAAGCCCCCGGCGTCAATGTGGACGTGCCGCACGTGGCAGAGTCGCCCGCGTCGCTCGAATGCAAGCTGCTGCAAATCGTGCGGATGCACGATCTGGACGGCAAGCCGATGAACAACTGGCTTGCGCTGGGGCAGGTGGTTGGCGTACACATTCGTCGCGAGTTCCTGAGCGAAGACGGTCTCTTCGATACGGCCAAAGCGCATCCGGTCATGCGCGCGGGCTATCTCGGCGACTATGCCGAGATCGGTCCGATGTTCGACCTGCGTCGTCCGAAGGCCTGA
- a CDS encoding ISL3 family transposase encodes MLDRKLLESLGGWQGYAVERVEWPEGTGRTLSIYLKPTAKVMLCEQCGARCRQVHETTVRRVRDLPLFEYRVVLHVPRRRLLCEQCGGPRLERLTWLGRYQRVTDRLAAACSQLLQSSNVQAVARFFELGWHTVKTLDKARLRASVREPDWSRIEYLAMDEFALHKGHRYATVVVDPISRQVLWIGPGRSRETARAFFEQLPRGVAQRIKAVAIDMTTAYELEIQAHCPRAEIVYDLFHVVAKYGREVIDRVRVDQANQLRQDRPARRVIKSSRWLLLRNRDKLDRQQAVRLDELLQANQPLLTVYVLRDELKRLWFYRRPAWAKQAWHHWCEQAEQSGIAPLNTFAQRLKGYLHGILARCRHRLNTSIVEGINNTIKVIKRRAYGYRDQEYFFLKIRAAFPGNAQ; translated from the coding sequence ATGCTGGATCGCAAGCTGCTGGAGTCGCTGGGAGGCTGGCAGGGCTATGCCGTCGAACGCGTGGAGTGGCCCGAGGGCACAGGGCGCACGCTGTCGATCTATTTGAAGCCAACCGCCAAGGTGATGCTGTGCGAGCAGTGCGGCGCACGATGTCGCCAGGTCCATGAGACCACGGTGCGCCGGGTGCGAGATCTGCCGTTATTTGAGTACCGGGTTGTTCTTCATGTTCCACGCCGGCGCTTGTTGTGTGAGCAATGCGGTGGCCCGCGCCTGGAGCGGCTTACTTGGCTGGGTCGCTACCAGCGGGTGACGGATCGGCTTGCGGCGGCCTGCAGCCAATTGCTGCAATCGAGCAACGTGCAGGCGGTGGCGAGGTTCTTCGAGCTGGGTTGGCATACCGTCAAGACGCTGGACAAGGCCCGGCTCCGAGCGTCAGTGCGCGAACCGGATTGGTCCAGGATCGAGTATTTAGCGATGGACGAGTTCGCCCTGCATAAAGGGCATCGGTACGCGACGGTAGTCGTCGATCCGATCAGCAGGCAGGTGCTGTGGATCGGCCCAGGACGCTCACGCGAGACGGCTCGGGCGTTCTTCGAGCAATTGCCGCGTGGGGTCGCCCAACGCATCAAGGCCGTAGCCATCGACATGACTACGGCCTACGAGTTAGAAATCCAGGCCCACTGCCCACGGGCGGAGATCGTCTATGACTTGTTCCATGTCGTGGCCAAGTACGGACGAGAGGTCATTGATCGGGTGCGCGTGGATCAGGCCAACCAACTGCGCCAGGACCGTCCCGCGCGCCGGGTCATCAAATCGAGCCGCTGGCTGTTATTGCGCAACCGCGACAAGCTAGACCGGCAGCAGGCCGTCCGGCTCGACGAATTGCTGCAAGCCAACCAGCCGCTGCTGACGGTCTATGTCCTGAGGGACGAACTCAAGCGGCTCTGGTTCTACCGAAGACCTGCCTGGGCAAAACAAGCCTGGCACCACTGGTGCGAGCAGGCCGAGCAAAGCGGAATAGCCCCCTTGAACACCTTCGCTCAGCGTCTGAAAGGCTATCTGCATGGCATCCTGGCCAGATGCCGACATCGTCTAAACACCAGCATCGTTGAGGGCATTAACAACACTATCAAGGTCATTAAGCGGCGCGCCTACGGCTACCGAGACCAGGAATACTTCTTCCTCAAAATCCGCGCCGCCTTCCCCGGTAATGCTCAATGA
- a CDS encoding complex I subunit 4 family protein has protein sequence MFPILSLLIWLPIVAGALVMLLGQDRFPNTVRWASLVAAVISAAPLVPLVRGFRTPVSSLQFVERFRWIDAFDASWHVGIDGISLWLVALTGATTIIVVLASWRAVTTRMSAYFGSFLVLSGLMQGVFTAHDGMLFFVFFEATLLPLYLLIGVYGRANSTRAAVKFFFFSLTGSLMMLVSMLYLYMQTQSFDIARWQTLHLPLAVQVMLFIGFLGAFSVKVPMWPVHTWLPEVHLDGPTGAAVMLGMLKLGGYGLLRFNLPLLPDASHFLAPLMVVLSLVAVIYASLVALVQTDLRKLLAYSAVAHMGLVTLGLFLFSEMGTDGAVMQMISYGIVSGAMLLCTGMLYDRTGSSSIDAYGGVAATMPRFATFAMLFSMANVGMPGTSGFVGEFLVLMGAIKANFWIGALASLTLVLSAAYTLWMYKRVIFGRVGNARVASLKDVSRREFALLGAMAVMVLGIGLDPKPLTDGIDATAIQVVQDIENHRLPVGDPGSSEMAGRRHGDAAGHAAAVVKGTRPDA, from the coding sequence ATGTTTCCCATCCTGTCCCTTCTGATCTGGCTTCCCATCGTGGCTGGCGCGCTCGTCATGCTGCTCGGCCAGGATCGATTCCCCAATACCGTTCGCTGGGCGTCGCTCGTCGCCGCTGTCATTTCGGCTGCGCCGCTCGTGCCGCTTGTGCGTGGCTTCCGGACCCCTGTTTCCAGTTTGCAGTTCGTCGAGCGCTTCCGCTGGATCGACGCGTTCGACGCGTCGTGGCATGTGGGCATCGACGGCATCTCGCTATGGCTCGTGGCGTTGACCGGTGCGACGACGATCATCGTCGTGCTCGCTTCGTGGCGCGCCGTGACCACGCGCATGAGCGCGTACTTCGGCAGCTTCCTCGTGCTCTCCGGTCTGATGCAGGGCGTCTTCACGGCGCACGACGGCATGTTGTTCTTCGTCTTCTTCGAAGCCACGTTGCTGCCGTTGTACCTGCTGATCGGCGTCTACGGGCGGGCTAACAGCACGCGCGCAGCGGTGAAGTTCTTTTTCTTTTCGCTGACCGGTTCGCTGATGATGCTGGTCTCGATGCTGTATCTGTACATGCAGACGCAGAGCTTCGACATCGCTCGCTGGCAGACGCTGCATCTGCCGCTCGCGGTACAGGTGATGCTGTTCATCGGTTTTCTTGGCGCGTTCTCGGTCAAGGTGCCGATGTGGCCGGTCCACACGTGGCTGCCGGAGGTGCACCTCGACGGACCGACCGGCGCGGCGGTCATGCTCGGCATGTTGAAGCTGGGTGGGTATGGCCTGCTGCGATTTAACCTGCCGCTGTTGCCGGACGCCAGCCATTTCCTCGCGCCGCTGATGGTGGTGCTCTCGCTGGTCGCGGTGATTTACGCGAGTCTCGTGGCGCTGGTGCAGACCGATTTGCGCAAGCTGCTGGCGTACTCGGCGGTGGCGCACATGGGCTTGGTGACGCTGGGGCTGTTTCTCTTCTCCGAGATGGGGACGGATGGCGCCGTGATGCAGATGATTTCGTACGGCATCGTGTCGGGCGCCATGCTGTTGTGCACGGGGATGTTGTATGACCGCACCGGTAGCTCGTCCATCGATGCCTATGGCGGTGTGGCCGCCACGATGCCGCGCTTCGCGACTTTCGCAATGCTGTTCTCGATGGCGAACGTCGGTATGCCGGGCACGTCGGGCTTCGTGGGCGAGTTTCTCGTGCTGATGGGCGCGATCAAGGCGAACTTCTGGATCGGCGCGCTCGCGTCGCTCACGCTGGTGCTGAGCGCGGCTTACACGCTGTGGATGTACAAGCGCGTGATCTTCGGTCGTGTGGGCAATGCCCGTGTGGCGTCGCTCAAGGACGTGAGCCGCCGTGAGTTCGCGCTGCTCGGCGCAATGGCCGTGATGGTGCTGGGCATCGGTCTCGATCCGAAGCCGCTGACCGACGGCATCGACGCTACGGCAATTCAGGTCGTGCAGGACATCGAAAATCACCGTCTGCCAGTGGGCGACCCGGGCAGCAGCGAGATGGCAGGGCGTCGTCATGGTGACGCTGCCGGACACGCGGCGGCGGTGGTGAAAGGCACGCGTCCGGATGCGTAA
- a CDS encoding MFS transporter — protein sequence MSSLPPTADTSAVSAPPAPAAAQLHEPPATGRGLAMTAILLAVSLASLDTAIANTALPQMALDLNTTPSASVWIVNAYQLAMVATLLPFASLGERVGHKRVFMWGVAVFLAASLLCALSPSLGFLAGARVMQGVGAAAVMSVNIALIRFLYPAAQLGRGVGLNALIVGISFAIGPTVASLVLAFASWPWLFLINVPTGLLALAFSRRNLPDTPRSEHKPDMMAALLNVLTFSLLIFALSQSAQQADWHLTLACFIGALVFGWALIRRERGHRAPMLPVDLMRLPAFALSTLTAICAFATQGLGLVSLPFYFENVLHRSPIETGFLMTPWPFFVAAIAPVAGRMSDKYPPGALGAIGLAMLSAGMALLAIMPEHAQLWDIGWRMALCGLGFGLFQSPNLKAFMHSAPPERSGGASGMVGTSRLLGQATGAALVALALGLFGTHGSTWALAWGAAFSAAGCLASGLRLVGKRAH from the coding sequence ATGTCGTCGTTGCCTCCGACCGCCGACACATCGGCGGTAAGCGCGCCGCCCGCTCCTGCCGCGGCGCAATTGCACGAGCCTCCCGCCACCGGACGCGGGCTCGCCATGACGGCGATTCTGCTCGCCGTCTCGCTCGCCAGTCTCGATACCGCCATCGCCAACACGGCCTTGCCGCAGATGGCGCTCGATCTGAATACGACGCCGTCCGCGTCGGTGTGGATCGTCAACGCCTACCAACTCGCGATGGTCGCGACGCTGCTGCCCTTCGCATCGCTGGGCGAACGCGTAGGCCATAAGCGCGTGTTCATGTGGGGCGTGGCGGTGTTTCTGGCCGCGTCGCTGCTGTGCGCGCTCTCGCCATCGCTCGGCTTCCTTGCGGGTGCGCGTGTGATGCAAGGCGTGGGCGCTGCGGCGGTCATGAGCGTGAACATTGCGCTGATCCGCTTCCTGTATCCGGCAGCGCAGTTGGGACGCGGTGTCGGGCTGAACGCGCTGATCGTCGGCATCTCGTTCGCCATCGGGCCGACGGTCGCGTCGCTCGTGCTGGCGTTCGCAAGTTGGCCGTGGCTGTTCCTGATCAACGTGCCGACGGGACTGCTGGCGCTCGCATTCTCGCGTCGCAACCTGCCCGACACGCCGCGCAGCGAACACAAGCCGGACATGATGGCGGCGTTGCTCAATGTACTGACGTTCTCGCTGCTGATCTTTGCACTCAGCCAAAGTGCACAACAGGCCGACTGGCATCTGACGCTGGCCTGCTTCATCGGCGCGCTCGTGTTCGGCTGGGCGTTGATCCGACGCGAACGCGGCCATCGCGCGCCGATGCTGCCGGTCGATCTGATGCGTCTACCGGCGTTTGCCTTGTCGACGCTAACAGCCATCTGCGCATTCGCGACGCAAGGGCTGGGGCTGGTCTCGCTGCCCTTCTATTTCGAGAACGTGCTGCATCGCAGCCCTATCGAGACGGGTTTCCTGATGACGCCGTGGCCGTTCTTCGTGGCGGCGATAGCGCCGGTGGCCGGACGCATGTCGGATAAGTATCCGCCCGGTGCACTGGGTGCGATCGGACTGGCGATGCTGAGTGCGGGCATGGCGTTGCTGGCGATCATGCCCGAGCATGCGCAGTTGTGGGACATCGGCTGGCGCATGGCGTTGTGCGGGCTGGGCTTCGGCTTATTCCAGTCGCCGAACCTCAAGGCGTTCATGCACAGTGCACCGCCGGAGCGCAGCGGCGGCGCGAGCGGGATGGTCGGGACGTCGCGTCTGCTGGGGCAGGCGACGGGGGCGGCACTCGTCGCACTGGCGCTGGGCCTGTTCGGCACGCACGGTTCGACGTGGGCATTGGCATGGGGGGCAGCGTTTTCGGCAGCCGGGTGTCTCGCCAGCGGTTTGCGACTCGTTGGAAAGCGCGCGCACTGA
- a CDS encoding cupin domain-containing protein has translation MPSAADLVASLKLLPHPEGGHYRETYRAAGTVAADALPGGFSGPRSVSTAILYLLEANDFSAFHRIRSDEVWHFHLGGTLWIHEIDPSGQLTTTCLGHDVENGEQLQHVVPAGHWFAAQPAPSTSLSLVGCTVAPGFAFEDFEMADPAALAAQWPAHGELIARLGRGASA, from the coding sequence ATGCCGTCCGCTGCCGATCTCGTCGCCTCGCTGAAGCTCTTGCCACACCCCGAGGGCGGGCATTATCGCGAGACGTATCGCGCCGCCGGCACGGTCGCCGCCGATGCGCTGCCGGGTGGTTTCTCCGGTCCGCGCAGCGTCTCCACTGCGATTCTCTACTTGCTCGAAGCGAACGACTTTTCCGCGTTTCATCGCATTCGCAGCGACGAAGTCTGGCACTTTCATCTCGGCGGCACGCTCTGGATTCACGAGATCGATCCGTCCGGCCAGCTCACGACAACGTGTCTCGGACACGATGTCGAGAACGGCGAACAGTTGCAGCATGTGGTGCCCGCAGGGCACTGGTTCGCGGCGCAGCCCGCACCGTCGACAAGTCTTTCGCTGGTCGGATGCACCGTCGCGCCGGGCTTCGCTTTCGAAGACTTCGAGATGGCCGACCCGGCGGCCCTCGCCGCGCAGTGGCCCGCACATGGCGAACTGATTGCGCGGCTCGGGCGTGGGGCGTCTGCGTGA
- a CDS encoding carbohydrate ABC transporter permease, producing the protein MSAGTPSPVSLTFRRSGQQTLLWTLRIAALAMLLLPCVWMLGAAFTPTLERLDHPLALWPQTPTLQHFQTVWESGIGRQVLNSLLVSCGTTLLSLTLAFPAAYALVRLRFPGRLDVVFLMLVLAVKLMPPITVAVPLFSLAKTLHLLDSEVGLMLAYQVYTLPLSIRMLLAFVREIPVDYDEAACTDGAGLLRRLVDIMLPLCAPGLVATAIFVLIAAWNEFLLALLFVSSPSKFTLPLAVAGYVTENGIDWGDLMSVGMIASLPTLAVAGYVQRYLLHGFSGRLK; encoded by the coding sequence ATGAGTGCAGGTACGCCGTCTCCCGTGTCTCTCACGTTCCGCCGGTCGGGGCAGCAAACGCTGCTCTGGACGTTGCGCATCGCTGCGCTGGCGATGCTGCTGTTGCCGTGTGTCTGGATGCTCGGTGCGGCGTTCACGCCGACGCTGGAGCGTCTCGATCATCCGCTGGCGCTGTGGCCGCAGACACCGACCTTGCAGCACTTCCAGACCGTATGGGAGAGCGGCATCGGCCGTCAGGTGCTCAACTCCCTGCTGGTGAGCTGCGGCACGACACTGCTGTCGCTGACGCTGGCGTTTCCGGCGGCCTACGCGCTGGTGCGCCTGCGCTTCCCGGGGCGGCTCGACGTGGTGTTTCTGATGCTTGTGCTGGCGGTCAAGCTGATGCCGCCCATTACTGTCGCCGTGCCCCTGTTTTCGCTGGCGAAGACGTTGCATCTGCTCGACTCGGAAGTCGGGCTGATGCTCGCTTATCAGGTGTACACGCTGCCGCTGTCGATCCGGATGCTGCTGGCGTTCGTGCGTGAGATTCCCGTCGATTACGACGAAGCGGCGTGTACCGACGGGGCGGGGCTCCTTCGTCGGCTGGTGGACATCATGTTGCCGCTGTGTGCGCCGGGGTTGGTCGCGACGGCCATTTTCGTGCTGATCGCCGCATGGAACGAGTTTCTGCTTGCGCTGCTGTTCGTCTCGTCGCCGAGCAAGTTCACCTTGCCGCTCGCCGTGGCGGGCTACGTCACGGAGAACGGTATCGATTGGGGCGATCTGATGAGCGTGGGCATGATCGCGTCGCTGCCGACGTTGGCCGTCGCGGGATACGTGCAGCGCTACTTGCTGCACGGATTTTCCGGCCGACTCAAGTGA
- a CDS encoding inositol monophosphatase family protein: protein MHPMLNVAVNAAIGAAQVLHRASADLHRLTVSKKHHNDFVTEVDRASEAVIIDTLKGAYPDHAILAEESGRSGGKDGGSDFQWIIDPLDGTTNFIHGFPYFCVSIALAYKGEVVQAVVYDPNSNELFTASRGGGAFLNERPIRVGARDRLADGLIGTGFPFRETDDVETFTRLFVEMSGACAGLRRPGACALDLANVAAGRLDGFFEQGVNAWDMAAGSLLVMEAGGRVGDYAGGDAFLNIGEILAGNPAVYAEMVPKLKGYSRVTQ, encoded by the coding sequence ATGCATCCCATGCTTAATGTCGCGGTCAATGCCGCCATCGGCGCCGCACAAGTCCTTCATCGCGCATCGGCCGACCTCCACCGGCTGACGGTCAGCAAGAAGCATCACAACGATTTCGTGACGGAAGTCGACAGGGCATCGGAAGCCGTGATCATCGATACGCTGAAGGGAGCCTACCCGGATCACGCGATTCTGGCGGAAGAGTCTGGGCGGTCGGGTGGCAAGGATGGCGGCTCCGACTTCCAATGGATCATCGATCCGCTGGACGGCACGACGAATTTCATCCACGGCTTCCCATACTTTTGCGTGTCGATTGCGCTGGCGTATAAGGGTGAGGTGGTGCAGGCCGTGGTCTACGACCCGAACAGCAACGAGCTGTTCACAGCGTCGCGTGGCGGTGGCGCGTTTCTGAATGAGCGCCCGATCCGGGTGGGGGCGCGAGATCGTCTGGCCGACGGACTGATCGGTACAGGTTTTCCGTTTCGTGAGACGGATGACGTCGAGACCTTCACACGCCTGTTCGTCGAGATGAGCGGAGCCTGTGCAGGGCTGCGTCGTCCGGGCGCTTGCGCGCTCGACCTTGCGAACGTGGCGGCCGGGCGTCTCGACGGCTTTTTTGAGCAGGGTGTCAACGCCTGGGACATGGCCGCAGGGAGCCTGCTGGTCATGGAAGCGGGAGGACGCGTGGGTGACTACGCTGGTGGCGACGCGTTTTTGAACATCGGCGAAATCCTCGCAGGTAACCCGGCCGTCTATGCGGAGATGGTGCCGAAGCTAAAGGGGTACAGCCGGGTGACGCAGTGA
- a CDS encoding LacI family DNA-binding transcriptional regulator: MPKKQPSWVTAADVARHAGVSRSTVSRAFSPTASIAPETRARVMEAARSLGYQVNLIAREMIMQRSSMIGVVTAGFEPPFRAKLLAQIIAALGRHKLTPIVVNAEDPVQIQQSLDTLLSYRIGGIVMTSASAPLGLARQYLEGEIPVVMINRASNLPGADVAVSDNAEGAALAARLLIDAGATRLAFVGPTKPSYNGRARCAGFLRATQHIAKEDPTLAHPVQTRSTPGDTYECGVAAAHVLLAPRERQAPRPDGVFCSSDLLALGFIDTARRHFGMRVPEDVRVVGFDDIPAANYDNYQLTTIVQDTHALADTAIELLVERMNAFSGVSRTRIVPVTSVVRKTCA; this comes from the coding sequence ATGCCGAAGAAACAACCGTCCTGGGTCACCGCAGCCGACGTCGCCCGCCACGCGGGTGTGTCGCGCTCCACCGTCTCGCGCGCGTTCTCGCCGACCGCCAGCATCGCCCCGGAGACCCGGGCGCGCGTCATGGAAGCCGCACGCTCGCTCGGCTATCAGGTCAATCTGATCGCCCGCGAAATGATCATGCAGCGCAGCAGCATGATCGGCGTCGTCACCGCTGGCTTCGAGCCCCCCTTCCGCGCCAAACTCCTCGCACAAATCATTGCCGCTCTCGGCCGTCACAAACTCACCCCCATCGTGGTGAACGCGGAAGATCCCGTGCAAATCCAGCAGTCGCTCGACACGCTGCTAAGCTACCGGATCGGCGGCATCGTCATGACGTCGGCCTCTGCGCCGCTCGGCCTTGCCCGCCAGTACCTCGAAGGCGAGATTCCGGTCGTGATGATCAACCGCGCGTCGAACCTGCCCGGCGCAGACGTTGCAGTGAGCGACAACGCCGAAGGCGCCGCGCTCGCGGCCCGGCTCCTGATCGACGCCGGCGCGACACGCCTCGCCTTCGTCGGTCCGACCAAACCCAGTTACAACGGTCGCGCCCGCTGCGCTGGCTTCCTTCGCGCGACGCAACACATCGCCAAGGAAGACCCGACGCTCGCTCACCCGGTCCAAACCCGCAGCACGCCCGGCGATACCTACGAATGCGGCGTCGCCGCAGCGCATGTCCTGCTCGCGCCGCGCGAGCGTCAAGCGCCGCGCCCCGACGGCGTGTTCTGCTCGTCCGATCTGCTTGCGCTCGGCTTCATCGACACGGCGCGCCGACATTTCGGCATGCGCGTGCCGGAGGACGTCCGCGTCGTCGGCTTCGACGACATTCCCGCCGCGAACTACGACAACTACCAGCTCACGACCATCGTTCAGGACACGCATGCGCTGGCGGACACCGCCATCGAATTGCTCGTCGAGCGCATGAACGCATTCTCGGGCGTCTCGCGAACGCGCATCGTCCCGGTCACGAGCGTCGTGCGGAAAACCTGCGCCTGA
- a CDS encoding DsbA family oxidoreductase: protein MPATLKIDFVSDVACPWCAIGLASLKTALARLGNEVEADLHFSPFELNPDMPADGVPLADYMSRKYGLSPEQLAQNQANIGARAAAEGFPMRMDLRTHAYNTFDAHRLLHWAQTVGNDKQLALKEALFRAYFVDGKRTSDPEVLVDAVQQAGLDTARAREILSTQEYADQVRALERHYQNLGISSVPAIIFNNRHLVSGGQPPEVFEQAIRQIVAEG from the coding sequence ATGCCTGCCACTCTCAAGATTGACTTTGTCTCCGATGTCGCGTGCCCGTGGTGCGCCATCGGTCTTGCCTCATTGAAGACGGCGCTCGCCCGTCTGGGCAACGAGGTCGAAGCCGACCTGCACTTCAGCCCCTTCGAACTGAATCCCGACATGCCCGCCGATGGTGTGCCGCTTGCCGACTATATGTCGCGCAAGTACGGCCTCTCCCCCGAACAGCTGGCGCAGAATCAGGCGAACATCGGAGCCCGCGCCGCCGCCGAGGGATTCCCGATGCGCATGGATCTGCGCACGCACGCTTACAACACGTTCGACGCGCATCGTTTGCTGCACTGGGCGCAGACGGTGGGCAACGACAAGCAGCTTGCCCTCAAGGAAGCGCTGTTCCGCGCGTACTTTGTCGACGGCAAGCGCACGAGCGATCCCGAAGTACTCGTCGACGCCGTGCAACAGGCCGGTCTCGATACGGCTCGCGCGCGCGAGATTCTGTCGACGCAGGAGTATGCCGACCAGGTGCGTGCGCTGGAGCGTCACTATCAGAATCTCGGGATCAGTTCGGTACCGGCGATCATCTTTAACAATCGCCATCTCGTGAGCGGTGGTCAGCCGCCGGAAGTCTTCGAGCAAGCCATTCGTCAGATTGTGGCCGAGGGCTGA
- a CDS encoding phosphatidylinositol-specific phospholipase C has translation MTNEQDATVARVAPTAWMTDLRDDVPLNCLTLPGSHDTCAYTVDDALARTQRASLAVQLARGVRVLDIRCRHEDDVFHINHQRIALGLRFDEVIATCAAFFVRHPGECIVMSVKDECGDRDCTRSFAQTFASYVARYSAHVRWYLGESIPRLGDVRGAIVLLRRFASVSPVGIDLTAWPDNATFEIDTAGAWFAIQDEYRVPVEASIDYKFQRIDALLERTERIGDVRWVINFCSGTGMGANPFRVACGGERANQRGINVRLAERLAARPGACGTMMIDFCEYADWALVRALVARNL, from the coding sequence ATGACGAACGAACAAGATGCAACGGTAGCACGCGTCGCGCCGACCGCCTGGATGACGGATCTGCGTGACGACGTCCCGCTCAACTGCCTCACGTTACCCGGCAGTCACGACACGTGCGCTTACACCGTGGACGACGCGCTTGCCCGGACGCAGCGTGCGAGTCTGGCGGTCCAACTGGCGCGCGGCGTGCGGGTGCTCGATATTCGCTGTCGTCACGAGGACGATGTGTTTCACATCAATCATCAGCGCATTGCGTTAGGGCTGAGGTTCGACGAGGTCATCGCGACGTGTGCGGCGTTTTTCGTGCGGCATCCGGGCGAGTGCATCGTGATGTCGGTGAAGGACGAATGTGGCGACCGGGACTGCACGCGCAGCTTTGCGCAGACGTTCGCGTCGTATGTCGCGCGGTACTCGGCGCATGTTCGCTGGTATCTCGGCGAGTCGATTCCGCGATTGGGCGACGTGCGTGGCGCGATCGTTCTGTTACGGCGTTTCGCCAGCGTATCGCCGGTGGGGATCGACCTCACGGCGTGGCCGGATAACGCGACATTCGAAATCGACACGGCGGGCGCGTGGTTTGCGATCCAGGACGAGTATCGCGTTCCGGTCGAGGCATCCATCGATTACAAATTTCAGCGAATCGACGCCTTGCTTGAACGCACTGAGCGGATCGGCGATGTGCGTTGGGTGATCAATTTCTGTAGCGGCACCGGTATGGGGGCGAATCCCTTTCGGGTGGCTTGCGGCGGTGAGCGGGCCAATCAGCGTGGTATCAACGTGAGGCTGGCTGAGCGGCTCGCGGCACGTCCCGGGGCGTGCGGCACGATGATGATCGACTTCTGCGAATACGCGGATTGGGCGCTGGTTCGCGCGCTGGTGGCGCGCAACCTGTGA
- a CDS encoding carbohydrate ABC transporter permease → MRAARRWWPLIWLVGPAFLVIAVLALYPVLQVLFDSFFQVDYASRHRAFTGLKNYRTVLADDNFAASFFNTLHFTIVASVCEVVLGAALALLLSRAFRGRRFVMPLLILPMMLSTLVCSAIWRNWLNFSEFLNALLAKFGLPGVQWLSDPGLAIWSLILVDVWQWTPMAFLIVLAGIQSIDPELFEAARTDGASEWQCLRDITLPLLVPQFVLAMLLRSIDTFKLFDKVYALTGGGPGNATQTLSTYVYDTGFRFFSVGPASAASVLMLLLASMLVSVNVWMSIRKRGAR, encoded by the coding sequence ATGCGTGCTGCACGTCGCTGGTGGCCCCTGATCTGGCTGGTGGGGCCTGCATTCCTCGTCATCGCCGTGCTGGCGCTGTATCCGGTACTGCAAGTGCTGTTCGATTCGTTCTTCCAGGTCGACTACGCGTCGCGACACCGGGCGTTCACCGGGCTGAAGAACTATCGGACGGTGCTGGCCGACGACAACTTCGCCGCGAGTTTCTTCAACACGCTGCACTTCACGATCGTGGCGTCGGTGTGCGAAGTGGTGCTCGGCGCAGCGTTGGCATTGCTGCTCTCCCGAGCGTTTCGCGGGCGACGCTTCGTCATGCCGCTGCTGATTCTGCCGATGATGCTCTCCACGCTGGTGTGCTCCGCCATCTGGCGTAACTGGCTGAATTTCAGCGAGTTCCTGAACGCGCTGCTCGCGAAGTTCGGTCTTCCGGGTGTGCAATGGTTGTCCGATCCGGGGCTTGCGATCTGGTCGTTGATTCTTGTGGACGTCTGGCAATGGACGCCCATGGCGTTCCTGATCGTGCTCGCGGGGATCCAGTCCATCGATCCGGAGCTGTTCGAAGCGGCGCGCACCGACGGCGCGAGCGAGTGGCAATGTCTGCGCGACATCACGCTGCCGCTGCTGGTGCCGCAGTTCGTGCTGGCCATGCTGCTGCGCTCGATCGACACGTTCAAGCTGTTCGACAAGGTCTACGCGCTCACCGGCGGCGGCCCGGGTAATGCGACGCAGACACTGTCGACGTACGTCTACGACACCGGATTTCGTTTTTTCAGTGTGGGACCGGCGAGTGCGGCGTCCGTGCTGATGTTGCTCCTCGCGTCCATGCTCGTCTCGGTCAATGTCTGGATGTCGATTCGTAAGCGGGGGGCGCGATGA